The following coding sequences are from one uncultured Desulfobacter sp. window:
- a CDS encoding TatD family hydrolase, whose translation MILFDSHCHIDDKCYDKDLAQVLDRARREGVLATMVVGIDRVTSRKAIGIASRFDHVYTSVGIHPHDAVQCSAQVLNELRQLVLTHDCIKAWGETGLDFNRMFSPREDQEACFSAQLALAGKLDLPMIFHERDSNGRFYEILKSDGPKSRKGVVHCFSGTKEEMFKYLDLGYYIGITGILTILQRGEYLRCIVPLIPRDRLLIETDAPYLTPKPQKNKHRRNEPAFVRSVMECLATVRKEDPDQLAAAIFKNTLNLYDIPSDPAWPDK comes from the coding sequence ATGATTCTTTTTGACTCCCATTGCCACATTGACGATAAATGCTACGATAAGGATCTGGCGCAGGTCCTGGACCGGGCGCGCCGGGAAGGTGTGCTGGCAACCATGGTGGTGGGCATTGACCGGGTCACCTCCCGAAAGGCCATAGGTATCGCATCCCGGTTTGACCATGTTTACACCTCTGTGGGGATTCACCCCCATGATGCGGTGCAATGTTCCGCCCAGGTGCTCAATGAGCTTCGGCAACTGGTCCTGACCCATGACTGCATCAAGGCCTGGGGGGAAACCGGGCTGGATTTCAACCGCATGTTTTCACCCCGGGAAGACCAGGAGGCCTGTTTTTCGGCCCAGCTTGCCCTGGCCGGTAAACTGGATCTGCCGATGATCTTCCATGAACGCGATTCCAACGGCCGGTTTTATGAGATTTTGAAATCCGACGGCCCCAAGTCCCGGAAAGGGGTGGTGCACTGTTTTTCCGGCACAAAAGAGGAGATGTTCAAATACCTTGATCTGGGGTATTACATCGGCATTACCGGGATTCTCACCATTCTCCAGCGGGGTGAGTACCTGCGCTGCATTGTCCCCTTGATTCCCCGGGACCGGCTGCTCATCGAGACCGATGCCCCCTATCTGACCCCCAAACCCCAGAAAAATAAACACCGGCGCAATGAACCTGCCTTTGTCCGGTCCGTGATGGAATGCCTTGCAACGGTGCGCAAAGAAGACCCGGACCAACTGGCCGCTGCCATATTTAAAAATACGCTGAATTTATACGATATACCGTCAGATCCGGCGTGGCCGGATAAATAG
- the ftsE gene encoding cell division ATP-binding protein FtsE yields MRANSGKSNIIRLFNVTKRYGSKLALNDITLDIEAGEFIFISGPSGAGKSTLLKVLYLAERVSEGQILIDGMNLARISSTKLPFLRRRFGMVFQDFKLIPSRTVFENVALVLKVAGEKPSYIKRKVMHVLRVTGMDKKANHLPPTLSGGEQQRVAVARAVVGEPAIILADEPTGSLDNESAQRVLDLLLGYHQNGATILMASHNIEQMNRFNKGRNIALEDGTLKGISTILC; encoded by the coding sequence ATGAGGGCAAACAGCGGTAAATCAAATATTATCAGGCTGTTTAATGTAACCAAACGCTATGGCAGCAAGCTGGCCCTAAATGACATCACCCTTGATATTGAGGCCGGTGAGTTCATTTTTATTTCCGGGCCTTCCGGAGCCGGTAAATCCACGCTGCTCAAAGTTTTATACCTGGCCGAACGGGTATCCGAAGGCCAAATTCTCATTGACGGCATGAATCTGGCGCGGATTTCATCCACAAAACTGCCGTTTTTGCGCCGCCGTTTCGGCATGGTGTTCCAGGATTTCAAGCTGATTCCCAGCCGTACGGTGTTTGAAAATGTCGCCCTGGTGCTCAAGGTTGCCGGAGAAAAGCCGTCCTATATAAAAAGAAAGGTCATGCACGTACTCAGGGTCACGGGCATGGATAAAAAAGCCAATCATCTGCCGCCCACCCTGTCGGGCGGAGAGCAGCAACGGGTTGCCGTGGCCAGGGCGGTGGTGGGAGAACCAGCCATTATCCTCGCCGATGAACCCACGGGCAGCCTGGACAACGAATCGGCCCAGCGCGTGCTTGATCTGCTTTTGGGATATCATCAGAACGGGGCCACCATTCTCATGGCCAGCCATAACATTGAGCAGATGAACCGATTCAACAAAGGACGAAATATCGCCCTGGAAGACGGAACCCTTAAAGGAATATCAACCATTCTATGCTAA
- the ftsX gene encoding permease-like cell division protein FtsX, which produces MMRFSGKALTDIRSNRFLNIITIMTIALSILLVSVFMLFFENASRVLSSWNQGGRAMVYLNESFTEAMLPNVKEQLTSLGGIEEMTFIPKAQALERLKKELGSKTQFLSTLQENPLPDAIEITMTAHSNFGQIQRAADRIEALDIVDSVEYGQGWLGRFFKLFNLFKMTGYTMSGMFLMIALFITANTVRLAFYARQTEIEIMRLVGATDSFIKTPFYVEGLLQGFMGGVLGIIILLSGYQTLSSGISQSLGAYVYLDIHFLSWPAMAIILFSSTFLGWFGCFISLKQILK; this is translated from the coding sequence ATGATGCGATTTTCGGGTAAAGCATTGACGGATATCCGGTCCAACCGGTTTTTAAATATCATCACCATCATGACCATCGCCCTTTCCATTCTCCTGGTATCGGTTTTCATGCTTTTTTTTGAAAACGCAAGCCGGGTCCTTTCCTCCTGGAATCAGGGCGGACGGGCCATGGTTTACCTGAACGAATCATTTACCGAGGCCATGCTGCCCAATGTCAAAGAACAACTGACATCTTTGGGCGGTATCGAAGAAATGACATTTATCCCCAAAGCCCAGGCCCTGGAACGGCTAAAAAAAGAGCTGGGGTCCAAAACCCAATTTCTTTCAACCCTCCAGGAGAATCCCCTTCCCGACGCCATTGAAATCACCATGACCGCCCATTCAAATTTTGGTCAGATTCAAAGGGCCGCCGACCGGATTGAGGCCCTGGACATCGTAGACAGCGTAGAGTACGGACAGGGATGGCTGGGCCGCTTCTTCAAACTGTTCAATCTTTTCAAAATGACGGGATATACCATGAGCGGCATGTTTTTAATGATTGCCCTGTTCATCACGGCGAACACCGTGCGCCTGGCCTTTTATGCACGGCAGACGGAAATAGAGATCATGCGACTGGTGGGTGCCACCGACAGCTTTATCAAAACACCGTTTTACGTTGAAGGGCTTCTCCAGGGATTTATGGGCGGGGTCCTGGGTATCATCATACTTTTATCCGGCTACCAGACGCTCTCTTCGGGCATTTCCCAAAGCCTGGGTGCCTATGTCTATCTGGATATTCATTTTCTCTCCTGGCCGGCCATGGCAATCATTTTATTTTCCAGCACCTTTTTAGGTTGGTTCGGATGTTTCATTTCACTGAAGCAGATTTTAAAATAA